CGGGGGCGTCTCCACGGCGGATTCTCTATTCTGTCTTTATTTTCTATATTAGTTACCGAAAACTGTAATCAACTATCTCTATGAAAAAATTACTTTTACTTCTCCTGATCAGCTTTTTCACATTAACGTCTTCCACACCTCCAACAGAATTACTGGGAAGCTGGAAAATTTCAAAAATCATCAATACGAAAACCAGGAAACAGGACCATACCATTGATAGAATGTCTTTTAAGCAAGATGGTGTATTCGAGGCAGGTAAAGGCGACCTGGTTCAAAGCGGAACATGGTCTTTTGACGAAAACGAAAACCTGATAACACTAAATGTCGGGCAACAGGATGCGCATTATAAAATTCTCAAACTTTCAAAAACAAAATTGGTTATTGAAAATTTTGAAAGTAAAATCTATTTAAAGAAATAACACCATAACCAAAACGATATCATTTTTTGCTGTGCTAACGATTTTTATGGTTACTGTATTTTTACCACTAGTCAGGTTACCAGTGGGGAACCATTTTATTGGATTAGGAAATTAAAAAAAGGAGGTATTAACCGATGGAATATTTAGGTTCATGTTTATGTCGGACTGTTCAATTTAGGGTACTAGGCGATTTCGAAGATTTTTATTTATGCCATTGTGGATATTGCCGGAAAGATACGGGTTCCGCTCATGCAGCCAATCTGTTTTCAACAACAGCAAAGCTTGAATGGATAAAAGGTGAAGACGAAGTTAAGACTTTTCAACTAGCGGACACCGACCATGTAAAAGCATTTTGCACAACTTGTGGTTCGGCACTTCCTAATTTACAAATGGGAGGCAAGCTGTTAGTGGTACCTGCAGGAAGTTTGGATACTAAACTGGACAAAATACCGGATGGTCATATCTTCATTTCAAAGAAAGCGAATTGGGATGAATCGCTGCATACGTTTAAGAAATTCGAACGGTTTCCAACAGATAATTAAATAGACGGTAGAGACGCCCAAATTGGGCACTTGTGCCCGAATCGGGCGTCTTTACAAACACCATCCAAATGCAATTATCCGAAATCGGTTTATTGGCACAAAAATATCGGTTGGAAATCCCTATTCATTTCCCATTTGTTGTTTTGGACTAAGAACGGTCACAGAGAATTCAGGTTCCTGTAAAAGTATTTTGATTATCACGAATTAGCACCGGAGATGAAACGCAAAAACATAAAAAAGTCGGGCTGGGAACCCGACTTTAATAAACTAACCTAACCTAACTAAACCAAACTAACCTAACTTAAAGATTCCTATGAAAAAAACTTGCTTTTCCTGTTTACAAAGATGTCCGTTTTTTCTGTTAACTGATTTGAATAGCTATTAAAGAAAGTTAAACTTCAGGGAAAAGTTGTTAGTGGTATTATAGACCAAAGTGTCTGACTAACTACAAACACATACGTACTAAGCCAAGTCGCCGCTTCTCTCCTCTCCCGACGACTATCGTTTTTCAAGAAACATGAATAAGGGTCCAGCTCATCCTGCCATAAAATCACTCAGCTTTCCTGAATTTGAGCAATAGCTGGCCATTGCTCCACAGTGATAGTTCCTTTCCGGAGAGTTCATACCGCTCGATTTCCTGTAGAATAGCCAGGAATTCCTCCTCTTCATCCAACGCCGGACAGGCCTTTTTGGTCGCAACAACTCCCACGATCTTGATATATGACTCATCAAGCACCAGCTGCCCTTTAAACTGGTTACAACCGGCAAATCCGGCTACCTGGTTCTCCTTCACTTTAAATTCGATGGTCGGATGATTGTGCGGGAAAATCTCATCAACCGCTTCTCCATCCATTTCGGTTAATTCCCACTTCTCCTCCAAAGCGTTCTCTTTCTGTCCGGCCTGCGTCGACTCTTTTAACGACTTTCTGTCGTTCTTTTGTTGGGCTTTCGCCTGATTCATTCCTCCCATACCTGAAATCAGAAAACAGAGAAAAATTATCAGCGAAAGCGCTTTCATCATTTTTTTCATACGAGACGTTTTTTATTGGCGTTTGTTGTGTCTGAATTTAATCTCTACTCAATTTACGAAATAAAGCGTGCTTTTTTCC
This Prolixibacter sp. NT017 DNA region includes the following protein-coding sequences:
- a CDS encoding lipocalin family protein, with protein sequence MKKLLLLLLISFFTLTSSTPPTELLGSWKISKIINTKTRKQDHTIDRMSFKQDGVFEAGKGDLVQSGTWSFDENENLITLNVGQQDAHYKILKLSKTKLVIENFESKIYLKK
- a CDS encoding GFA family protein → MEYLGSCLCRTVQFRVLGDFEDFYLCHCGYCRKDTGSAHAANLFSTTAKLEWIKGEDEVKTFQLADTDHVKAFCTTCGSALPNLQMGGKLLVVPAGSLDTKLDKIPDGHIFISKKANWDESLHTFKKFERFPTDN
- a CDS encoding META domain-containing protein → MKKMMKALSLIIFLCFLISGMGGMNQAKAQQKNDRKSLKESTQAGQKENALEEKWELTEMDGEAVDEIFPHNHPTIEFKVKENQVAGFAGCNQFKGQLVLDESYIKIVGVVATKKACPALDEEEEFLAILQEIERYELSGKELSLWSNGQLLLKFRKAE